The Thiomicrorhabdus aquaedulcis sequence AATGAGGTATCTCACGATGTATGCAATTGAATTTGAAACGGTTGTTAAAAATGGCTTTATCCAGCTTCCGGCTGAGCACACCGAATTCGCACTCAAACCAGTCAAGGTCGTCGTCATACTTGACGAATCAGAAAAGGCACAAAAAATCGAGCAGATGCAGGCTTTGGTCAATGAAAGCTTAGCAAGTCAGCCCAGTACCAAAACAATGGCTGAGATTAAAGCACTCGCCAAAACAAAAATTGGCATTTTGGCTTGAGTTATATTCTCAATAAACAGGCCGAAAATGACTTGGTTGCCTTGTACATTCAAGGTTATCAGCAATTTGGCGAGCAACAAGCCGAGCACTATTTTCAGTCACTTGAATCCACATTTGAACTACTCGCACAGTTTCCAACCATCGCCCGCATCAGAACCGAACTAACCAATGATGTTCGTGTTCACTCGCACGGCACGCACCTTATCTTGTACCGCATCGCAAACAACTCAATTGAAATCCTACGCATTCGCCATGCCAAAGAAGACTGGCTAAACAACGAATAATCAACCAGGCCTGGTGAAGATACCTTTAAATGTTTTAAAAAACATCATTACGAACGAGTTCCATCGAATGGATTTAACCATTCCACTTCCAGCATTTTAAAATCGGCGACATTACGCGTTACTACCGTTAAATGATGTACTTTTGCAGTGGCGGCAATCATGGCGTCTTCATACAGCGTATTGGACGTGCCATGCATCAATTTAGCCCACGTTCTAAACACCTTGCCATCCAGCGGAAGAATATTGTAACTTTCTGCAACTCGATTCAGCCAAGCCTCAATTTCGTTTGCCTTTTGAGGGTCTTGCATTCGTGTTAACTCTATACCTGCCTGAATCTCGCCTAAACTAACCGCCGAAACAAACAGTTGATTGTCGTCAATCCGTTGAACCCACTCAACCACAGCACCATGCGGTTTGACACGGCGTAACTCAGAAATAATATTAGTGTCGAGAAGATACATAATTTTTCTATTTAACCTTCTAACAGCGTAACTTCACGACGACGCGCTTGCCCACGTTGCGGCAAAACCAAGTCGCCACGCGCATCATCACTCAAAAGTAAGCTTTTTAAACTGGGTTTAGCGGAAGACTGTAATTGACGCCACAACTCAATCGGCACCAAAACCGCCGTTTCACGGCCACGCTTTGAAACCATCTGTGGACCATCGTGTAAACAAGTCTCTAAAAACTCACTAAAACGCGCCTTCGCGTCTTGAACTGGCCAAGTATGCATAACCAAACTCCTTCTGACTAGAATAATGACTAGTTTACTCATTGCAGACTAATTCACAAGCCTAAGTTAAACCAAAGATCAGAAAACCCTGATCGACGCATAAGAAAAGGGCAGCCCACCCTTTTTCATCGACTTCACTTACCGGGTTAAAAAGACGCTTTTTTTGCCTAATCTGCATCAGATTTGCATCAAACCTACGTCAAAAATAAGCTTAAAACACGTTACCAGGCCTGGTAACTTTAGTTTTAAGTTACGCTTTCACCAAGCGTTCTAAATTTAAGCGTTGTCGGTCATCAAACAGCCGTTTACTGGCCATACTTACGGCAATTAAGGTGCCTAAACCGGTTGATGTGGCAATCAGCAACATAATCATAATTTGATATTTTACGGCTTCCATGGGCTCGACTCCGGCTAGGATTTGCCCGGTCATCATGCCGGGTAGCGAGATGATTCCGGCGGCGACCAACATGTTAATGACTGGAATCATCGCAGCGTGCAAACTTTGCTCTCTTATAAAACCCATGGCCTGTTTGGCGGTTTTGCCCAATGCCAGTTGCGCTTCTATTTTGGCTTTAAGCTGCACTGCATTGCGGGTTAAGGTGTCGAGCCCCACGCCAATGGCGGTCATGCTGTTGCCCAATAACATGCCTAACAGCGGTATGGCGTATTGCGGTTGATACCAAGGCTCGGGCTGAATCACCAACACCAGTACCCCAACCAGCAGCACCAACGAGGTAAGCGACAGCGACAATAAGCCAATCCACAAGCTGTGGTAACGTGCAAAACGGTATTTTTGCCGCTTGGCAATTTCGTAGCCAGCCGCGCTAAGCATCACCACGCCCACTAACACCACCCACAACACGTTTTCTGCGTAAAACACCCAGCTGAGCCACACCCCCATCAACAACAATTGAACAATCATGCGGGCACTGGCCCACCATAATTGCTTAACTTGGCTAAAGCCGTTTAGCCATAACACTACGCCCAGCAAAACCACCAGGCCTGATAAGGTCAGCAAATCCCAATAACTGATGGCAATCATACGGATCTCTCTTTTGGTTCAAGACGGCACAGGCAGTGCGGTGTCATCATGCGTTGTATTTGACGCGAATCGTGTGATATCCACAACAGTGCTCGCTGACCCTGGTCTTGCGCCACGTACTGGCTTAACCAGGCCTCGACTTTTAAGCAGGTGTTTTCATCTAAATTGGCGGTGATTTCATCCAATAACAACACGCTGGGGTGATACGATGCGCCGCGCAATAACGCCAATCGCTGTTTTTCTCCGCTGGATAAACTGTCGGGGTTTTTGGCTAAAAAACTGGCTTCTAATCCTAACGCCGCTAAGTCAGCGTCACTGGGCAAAGTATCAAAGTGCGCGGCGACCGTGTCGTTCCACCAGGCGGTTTCGGCTGAAAAATACATCACCTGTCTGCGCCAAACATCCGGCGCAGTGAGCGACTGCGCTTGACCGTTTAACCAGGCCTGGCCAGTATGGTCAATTAAATCGGCTAGGGCTTTAAGCAGTTGCGATTTGCCACTGCCCGACTCGCCCTGCACCATCCATACTTGACCGGCTTGCACTTTAAAATCAACGGTTTGCGTCATGCCTTGCGCCGCCAAACCTTGCACTTTAAACAGCTCCACGTTGCTTAAACTCATGATTAACGGCGCTCTAGATTGGCGTACGCGGTCACCAACCATTTGGCACCGGCTTGACTAAAATTAACCTGAATGCGCGCGTGCTCACCTTGACCTTCTACGCCCAACACCACGCCTTCGCCAAACTTTAAGTGAAACACCCGCTGGCCAATCGCAAAGCCAGTGTCATTTTGAGCCGCCAGGGCCGCATTTAAACTTGAGTTAGAACCGTTAGAATACCCTGAGTATCCGGGATATCCGGTGGGTTTGACCGAGCCACTGAGCCTTACAAACTCTAAGCATTCGGCTGGAATCTCTTTAATAAACCGCGACGGTAAAGGATTGTATTCACTGCCGTGCAAACGACGGCGATTGGCAAAGGTAATAACAAGCTGACGTTCGGCGCGCGTTACGCCAACGTAGGCCAAGCGCCGCTCTTCTTCTAAGCGCGCGGGGTCATCAATCGTGCGCTGCGATGGAAACAACCCCTCTTCAACCCCAATCATAAACACCAAGCCAAACTCTAGGCCTTTGGCGGCGTGCAGGGTCATTAATTGCACGGCCACTTCCCATTGATCGGCTTGCTGTTCGCCCGCTTCTAACGCGGCCTGCGCCAAAAACTCGGCCAGTGGGTTGCTGGTTGCGGCGTTTAACAACAAGGTGCCATCGCTTTGCGCTTGTGCATCAAAACCGGCTTGAATCACCTGAGCTTCGCTGGCGATTGCCTCGCTGGTTTGTTGTGCCGACTCTTGTCCAACCGGCGTCTGCTTAAATTGCGCGGCGGCGTTAATCAACTCGTCAATGTTTTCTAACCGGCCTTTGCCTTGCTCAGAGCTGTCTTTTTCAAAATACGTTTGCAAGCCCGAACGCGAAATGACTTTAAGCATTTGGTCTTCCAACGGCAGGGCTTGCAAGGCCTGGTCAAAGTCGTCAATTAACATTAAAAAGCTCTCCAACGCCGTTTTAGCGCGCGCGGTTAAACCTTTTGCCACCAGTTGCTGAGCCGCATCCCACAACGAAATTTGTTGCTCACGCGCCACATCACGCAAAGTGTCGGAGGTTTTTTGACCAATGCCGCGTGGCGGATGATTGTGCACGCGCTCAAACGCCGCGTCGTCGTGGCGATTGATTAACAGCCGCAAATAGGCCAAAACGTCTTTGATTTCGGCACGATCGTAAAAACGCAACCCACCATAAACACGATATGGAATGCGCGCCTGCAATAACGCCTGCTCCATAATGCGCGATTGAGCGTTAGAGCGATACAACACCGCAATGTCATTGCGCTGGCCACCTTGGTCGCACCATTGTTCTATTTGATGACAGACGTAACGCGCTTCGTCCACCTCGTTAAACGCTTCATACACTTTTATGGGTGCGCCATCTTCACCCGCGCTCCACAACTCTTTGCCCATACGCGAGGTGTTGTGGGCAATTAAGCCGTTGGCGGCTTTTAAAATGGTATTAGTTGAACGATAATTTTGCTCTAAACGCACCTGAATAACCTGGGCAAAATCGGCGTCAAATTGGCGAATATTTTCAACCTTAGCACCACGCCAACCATAAATGGATTGGTCGTCGTCACCCACCACAAATAACTTACCGCTGCCACCGGCCAACACCCGCAGCCAGGCGTATTGCAAACTGTTGGTGTCTTGAAACTCGTCCACTAAAATGTGTTTATAACGCGCCTGATAATGCGCCAACACATGCGGATTTTTTAACCACAGCTCATGCGCACGCAACAATAACTCGGCAAAATCGACCAGGCCTGATCGCTGGCATTGTTCTTCGTAGGCTTTGTAAATTTGCACCATCTGCGCCACAAACGGATTGTGTCCCACGTCAATATGATGCGGACGCCGACCCTCTTCTTTTTCGCCATTGATAAAGGCTTGTACCTGCTTATGTGGCCATTGTGTTTCGTCCAGTTCAAGTGCTTTTAACAGGCGTTTAATCACCCGTTTTTGATCATCCGAATCCAATATTTGAAAACTCGCGGCCAAGCCCACTTCTTGATGATGCTGACGTAACAACCGATACGCAATGCCGTGAAACGTACCCATCGTTAAACCGGCGGCATTTTGTCCTACCAAAGCCTCAATTCGACCGCGCATTTCGCTGGCGGCTTTATTGGTAAACGTCACCGCCAAAATATTGTAGGGCGAAAAGCCCATCACCTGCGACAACCAAGCAATACGATGCACCAACACCCGCGTTTTGCCACTGCCCGCGCCGGCTAAAATTAACGCATGCGAATTATCTGCCGTTACCGCAGCGCGTTGCGCATCGTTTAAATCATTTAATATATACGAAATATCCATGGGCTTGGTTTCCAAACAGTTGCTTTTAAATAGGCGCTATCGTACGATAAAACCCAGTGTGTTGGCAGGTTGTTTGTCATTTTTGGCTCAAAAAGCACCCGCAATTGACCACAAAACACATTACAAACACACTTAAAATAAGTCTTGCTATTTAATTTAAGTTAATGTAATAATTACCAACAATTTCAAAACGACGCACTGTTTTACGTAGATTGAGGTTTCAAACCTCATCAACCTGTGTCGATTCAGCTGACTTGTTATCCTTCAGCTAATTAAACGCTATTAAAATTCCAAACGAATCCCAGCCAAACCTAACTCTTCCTTGCAATATTGGTTAACCCAAATTGCGCCTTAGGCACAGCTGTGAACGTATCAGATTAAAAAGAACCAGGAGAAACCATGATTTCAACAAGCGATGCAAATTTTGACACCGAAGTATTACAATCTGAGATTCCCGTTCTAGTCGATTTTTGGGCGGAATGGTGTGGTCCTTGCAAAATGATTGCTCCTATTTTGGACGACATTGCAATTGAATACCAAGGCAAAGTAAAAATTGCCAAGTTAAATATTGATGAAAATCCAGCCACCCCGCCTAAGTTTGGTGTGCGCGGTATTCCTACATTAATGCTGTTTAAAAACGGTGAAGTAGAAGCCACTCAAGTGGGTGCCTTGTCTAAATCACAATTAAGCGCATTTTTAGACGGTAACTTGTAATTTAATTTACAAATTACGCCTCCTAAACGCCGTTCGGCCGTTTAGGAGCACAATACACTGATTCGCATCCTTTCTAGACCATTCAAAAAATCCTCTAAAAAGTCCTTTTTTAGTCATTCCTTTAACGCCTTAAGAACCTCAAATCTATTATGAACTTACTCGATTTAAAAAAACAATCCGCCGCCTCTTTGCTAGAACTGTCTGCCACCATGGGACTGGAAAACTTAGCCCGACTACGTAAACAAGATATTATTTTTGCCATTCTCAAGGCGCACGCTAAAAAAGGTGAAGACATTTATGGCGAAGGCGCGTTAGAAATTCTGCCCGATGGTTTTGGATTTTTGCGCTCGGCCGACGGCTCTTATTTGGCTGGCCCCGACGATTTATACGTCTCTCCCAGTCAAATTCGCCGTTTCGGCTTACGCACAGGCGATACCATTCAAGGAAAAATTCGCCCACCTAAAGAAGGTGAGCGTTATTTTGCACTGCTTAAAGTGGGCAAAATCAACTTTGAAGACCCTGATGTGGCGCGTAAAAAAATTGCCTTTGAAAACCTAACCCCGTTACACGCTAACGAACGTTTAACCATGGAAATAGGCAACGGCAGTACCGAAGACATTACCCCGCGCATTATCGACATTGCCGCCCCTTTTGGTAAAGGTCAACGTGGCTTGATTGTTGCCCCGCCAAAATCGGGTAAAACCGTTATTTTGCAACAAATAGCGCAATCTATTGCCGAAAACTACCCCGACTGCTACTTAATTGTATTGCTCATTGACGAGCGTCCTGAAGAAGTTACAGAAATGCAACGCACGGTAAAAGGCGAGGTTATCTCCTCGACCTTTGACGAACCTGCAACGCGTCATGTGCAAGTGGCCGAGATGGTGATCGAAAAAGCCAAACGTTTGGTAGAACACAAAACCGACGTAGTGATTTTATTAGACTCTATTACACGATTGGCGCGTGCTTACAATACCGTCGTCCCATCATCGGGCAAAATTTTAACGGGCGGGGTGGATGCCAACGCGTTGCACCGTCCAAAACGCTTTTTTGGGGCGGCGCGTAACATCGAAGAAGGCGGCTCTTTAACCATTATTGCCACCGCCTTAGTCGACACTGGCTCTAAAATGGACGAGGTTATCTTTGAGGAATTTAAAGGTACCGGTAACATGGAACTGCACTTATCGCGCACCATTGCCGAAAAACGTATTTTCCCAGCCATTAACCTGACCAAATCGGGTACACGTAAAGAAGAGTTGCTAACCTCCAAAGAAGAGTTGCAAAATATTTGGATTTTACGTCGCTTCTTACAGTCTATGAGCGAAGTGGATGCCATTGAAACCTTAATTGAACAGCTCAAAGTCACTAAAACAAACACCAATTTGTTTGAAGCGATGAAACGTTAATTAAACCCGTTCTTGAAACTTAACAACGAACTATTAACAAACTATTAATTATTTTATTAACCCTATTCTAAAAAAGAAACTTGCAATTTAGTGATTAATCATTAAAATGCATTTCTTTTTGAAAATAAACAAATATTGGACCGTTATCATGCAAGCAGACATTCATCCAGCGTATAAAGATGTAGTTTTCCAGGATATCTCAACTGGTGAAACCTTCGTAACGCGTTCAACCCTTACTAAGACTTCTGGTGAGAACATTACCGTTGACGGTAAAGACTACCCTCTAGTACGTGTTGAAGTTTCAAGCGCTTCTCACCCTTTCTACACTGGTAAACAAACACTGGTGGATACTGAAGGTCGTGTTGAAAAGTTCAAGCAAAAGTACGCTCGTCGTTAATAGCGGTTGTTTTAAACACTTTAAAACATCGGTTACAACGCTTAAAAAAGCGCCTTGGTATTTGCTAATGGCGCTTTTTTTATGCCTAAAATTTAAGCGCATAACACCGTCCTTTAACCGCTTAAAGAGCCTGCAACGGTCTTCTAATGTGTAATTGACATTGTAATTGGCTCAAAAGCCATTACAATCAATTCTATGAAAAAACAACTCTTCTCTTTTTATGGCTTTTTTGGCCTATTTATCAGCGCGCTTATGCAGACTATGCCTGGCACAGTGTTAGCGGCAGACGCCTGCAACACCAACCAAGTTGAACTCTGGGTTAAAGTCAGTTATGCCATCAGCGGCGACACCGTGGTGATTCAGGGGCAGCGCGTGCGCTTGGCGGGCATACAAGCACCCGAACTGGAACGCAAAGAAAAATTTAATACCCGCGGTGAACCCCTTGCCAAAGAGGCGCAAACCTTTCTGAACAAGCTGCTGGCCAATAACGACTTAGAAGTGGGCATTGAATACGACACCACCAAATTAGACGCCTTTAACCGCACCATGGCGCATCTTTTTTTCAAGGACGGCACCAGCGTACAACAAGCCATGCTTAAAGCCGGGTTTGCAGTAGCACGCACCACCGACGACAACATTAAATACGCTCAATGTTATTATCAAGCCGAACAAACCGCACGCACTGGCCAGTTTCAATTATGGGACTTTTTAGCTAAAAACCCTGCCGTGCATTACCCTTTGGTAAAAAGCAGTGAAATCAATCGCGAAGACGGCGGTTTTAAAATTATTCAAGGAAAAATTGAAAAAGTCTCTAAAAGTGGCACCAATTACATTTTAAACATGGACACCACTGGTGTGCGCGTTTCTAAGAAAATTGGGATAAATTTGACTACAGCGCTCTGCAAAAACTCGAGGGTCAAACCATCGAAGCGCGTGGCCAAACTTACTTTTACAAAGGCGCGATGTATATGATTATTGACCACCCTTATGCGCTGGACGTTTTTAACCCACTTAACGCCAAAAAATAACCTATTCTTGCGCCATGCAACTTTTAAACCACTAAAAACGTCCTTTAAAAATCGTTTTTAGTGGTTATATAGGGTTCTTTTCCGCTAAAATACTCTTCTTTTTTGCATCCCTCAATAAGGCTTTTCTCATGGCAGAACTACAAAACGATCGTTTTTTACGCGCACTTTTAAAACAACCGGTTGACCGCACGCCTGTTTGGATGATGCGTCAAGCAGGCCGTTATCTGCCTGAATACCGCGCCACGCGTCAAAAAGCTGGATCGTTTATGGATTTATGCCGCAACGCCGAACTGGCCTGCGAAGTGACTTTACAGCCTTTAGAGCGCTACCCGTTGGACGCGGCCATCTTGTTTTCGGACATTTTAACCATTCCCGATGCGATGGGATTAGGTTTGCGTTTTGAAACCGGTGAAGGCCCAGTGATTAGCAACCCAGTGCGCACCATGAGTGACGCTAAAAAATTATTTGTACCCGACATGGCCAGCGATTTAGGCTATGTAATGGACGCGGTTAGCACCATTCGTAAAACCTTAAATGGCCGCGTACCGCTTATTGGTTTTTCGGGCAGTCCTTGGACATTGGCCACTTACATGGTCGAAGGCGGCTCAAGCAAAACATACGCTAAAATTAAAGCCATGATGTTTGATCAACCTAAAACCTTGCACCATATTTTAGACGTGTTGGCCGACTCGGTGATTGCGTATTTAAACGCGCAAATCGAATCTGGCGCG is a genomic window containing:
- a CDS encoding type II toxin-antitoxin system Phd/YefM family antitoxin, whose product is MHTWPVQDAKARFSEFLETCLHDGPQMVSKRGRETAVLVPIELWRQLQSSAKPSLKSLLLSDDARGDLVLPQRGQARRREVTLLEG
- a CDS encoding type II toxin-antitoxin system VapC family toxin, coding for MYLLDTNIISELRRVKPHGAVVEWVQRIDDNQLFVSAVSLGEIQAGIELTRMQDPQKANEIEAWLNRVAESYNILPLDGKVFRTWAKLMHGTSNTLYEDAMIAATAKVHHLTVVTRNVADFKMLEVEWLNPFDGTRS
- the rho gene encoding transcription termination factor Rho — translated: MNLLDLKKQSAASLLELSATMGLENLARLRKQDIIFAILKAHAKKGEDIYGEGALEILPDGFGFLRSADGSYLAGPDDLYVSPSQIRRFGLRTGDTIQGKIRPPKEGERYFALLKVGKINFEDPDVARKKIAFENLTPLHANERLTMEIGNGSTEDITPRIIDIAAPFGKGQRGLIVAPPKSGKTVILQQIAQSIAENYPDCYLIVLLIDERPEEVTEMQRTVKGEVISSTFDEPATRHVQVAEMVIEKAKRLVEHKTDVVILLDSITRLARAYNTVVPSSGKILTGGVDANALHRPKRFFGAARNIEEGGSLTIIATALVDTGSKMDEVIFEEFKGTGNMELHLSRTIAEKRIFPAINLTKSGTRKEELLTSKEELQNIWILRRFLQSMSEVDAIETLIEQLKVTKTNTNLFEAMKR
- a CDS encoding thermonuclease family protein, whose amino-acid sequence is MQTMPGTVLAADACNTNQVELWVKVSYAISGDTVVIQGQRVRLAGIQAPELERKEKFNTRGEPLAKEAQTFLNKLLANNDLEVGIEYDTTKLDAFNRTMAHLFFKDGTSVQQAMLKAGFAVARTTDDNIKYAQCYYQAEQTARTGQFQLWDFLAKNPAVHYPLVKSSEINREDGGFKIIQGKIEKVSKSGTNYILNMDTTGVRVSKKIGINLTTALCKNSRVKPSKRVAKLTFTKARCI
- a CDS encoding type B 50S ribosomal protein L31; amino-acid sequence: MQADIHPAYKDVVFQDISTGETFVTRSTLTKTSGENITVDGKDYPLVRVEVSSASHPFYTGKQTLVDTEGRVEKFKQKYARR
- the trxA gene encoding thioredoxin TrxA, producing the protein MISTSDANFDTEVLQSEIPVLVDFWAEWCGPCKMIAPILDDIAIEYQGKVKIAKLNIDENPATPPKFGVRGIPTLMLFKNGEVEATQVGALSKSQLSAFLDGNL
- the hemE gene encoding uroporphyrinogen decarboxylase — encoded protein: MAELQNDRFLRALLKQPVDRTPVWMMRQAGRYLPEYRATRQKAGSFMDLCRNAELACEVTLQPLERYPLDAAILFSDILTIPDAMGLGLRFETGEGPVISNPVRTMSDAKKLFVPDMASDLGYVMDAVSTIRKTLNGRVPLIGFSGSPWTLATYMVEGGSSKTYAKIKAMMFDQPKTLHHILDVLADSVIAYLNAQIESGAQAVQIFDTWGGVLTPRDYHEFSLRYMHKIVDGLKRENDGRKVPVILFTKGGGQWLESMADTGADALGLDWTTDIDVARARVGDRVALQGNMDPCILYASPERIRAEVATILEKYGKGSGHVFNLGHGIHPEINPEHAGAFINAVTELSGQYHV
- a CDS encoding ABC transporter ATP-binding protein, with the protein product MSLSNVELFKVQGLAAQGMTQTVDFKVQAGQVWMVQGESGSGKSQLLKALADLIDHTGQAWLNGQAQSLTAPDVWRRQVMYFSAETAWWNDTVAAHFDTLPSDADLAALGLEASFLAKNPDSLSSGEKQRLALLRGASYHPSVLLLDEITANLDENTCLKVEAWLSQYVAQDQGQRALLWISHDSRQIQRMMTPHCLCRLEPKERSV
- a CDS encoding type II toxin-antitoxin system RelE/ParE family toxin encodes the protein MSYILNKQAENDLVALYIQGYQQFGEQQAEHYFQSLESTFELLAQFPTIARIRTELTNDVRVHSHGTHLILYRIANNSIEILRIRHAKEDWLNNE
- the uvrD gene encoding DNA helicase II, producing the protein MDISYILNDLNDAQRAAVTADNSHALILAGAGSGKTRVLVHRIAWLSQVMGFSPYNILAVTFTNKAASEMRGRIEALVGQNAAGLTMGTFHGIAYRLLRQHHQEVGLAASFQILDSDDQKRVIKRLLKALELDETQWPHKQVQAFINGEKEEGRRPHHIDVGHNPFVAQMVQIYKAYEEQCQRSGLVDFAELLLRAHELWLKNPHVLAHYQARYKHILVDEFQDTNSLQYAWLRVLAGGSGKLFVVGDDDQSIYGWRGAKVENIRQFDADFAQVIQVRLEQNYRSTNTILKAANGLIAHNTSRMGKELWSAGEDGAPIKVYEAFNEVDEARYVCHQIEQWCDQGGQRNDIAVLYRSNAQSRIMEQALLQARIPYRVYGGLRFYDRAEIKDVLAYLRLLINRHDDAAFERVHNHPPRGIGQKTSDTLRDVAREQQISLWDAAQQLVAKGLTARAKTALESFLMLIDDFDQALQALPLEDQMLKVISRSGLQTYFEKDSSEQGKGRLENIDELINAAAQFKQTPVGQESAQQTSEAIASEAQVIQAGFDAQAQSDGTLLLNAATSNPLAEFLAQAALEAGEQQADQWEVAVQLMTLHAAKGLEFGLVFMIGVEEGLFPSQRTIDDPARLEEERRLAYVGVTRAERQLVITFANRRRLHGSEYNPLPSRFIKEIPAECLEFVRLSGSVKPTGYPGYSGYSNGSNSSLNAALAAQNDTGFAIGQRVFHLKFGEGVVLGVEGQGEHARIQVNFSQAGAKWLVTAYANLERR
- a CDS encoding ABC transporter permease is translated as MIAISYWDLLTLSGLVVLLGVVLWLNGFSQVKQLWWASARMIVQLLLMGVWLSWVFYAENVLWVVLVGVVMLSAAGYEIAKRQKYRFARYHSLWIGLLSLSLTSLVLLVGVLVLVIQPEPWYQPQYAIPLLGMLLGNSMTAIGVGLDTLTRNAVQLKAKIEAQLALGKTAKQAMGFIREQSLHAAMIPVINMLVAAGIISLPGMMTGQILAGVEPMEAVKYQIMIMLLIATSTGLGTLIAVSMASKRLFDDRQRLNLERLVKA